The segment TGCTATAAATTCTCCTACGATATACTTATCGTAATAAACTGTAATAGGTTTTTGTGATTCTGCATTGAGTCCTGCTTTACGTAATTCCAGAAGCATACACTTCTCATATACACTTTCAAGAAAAACCAAACCCCATTTTATTATAAACACGATAAGAACAACCAACAATTATTTTTGTTAATTCTTCGTATTCCATGATTATTCTCTAAAATCTATAAGGAAGAGTTTTTTCATATAATCGAGTTAATCCTGTTATCCTGTCTAATAGTCAGTAGATGGTAAGTCAATTTTACCATTTTTTAATATTAAAATTTCATCTGCGATTTTCTCAAAACGGCTGTCATGGGTAGCGACGAGGATTGTTTTTCCCGAAGCCTTGAGTTCGGTTAAATACTCAAAAATATGTTCTCCTGTTTCTTCGTCGATATTCGAGGTAGGCTCATCGGCAATAATAATTTCCGGGTTGTTTATCAATGCGCGTGCAATAGCAACCCGCTGCTGCTGGCCCCCGCTGAGTTCTTCCGGCGTATGATCCAGCCTGTCACCAATGCCTACCTTATCCAGAAGTACCTTTGCCCTTTCGAAACGTTCCTTTGTACCTGTTCCTGCCGGAATAAGGGGATAAGAGACATTTTCCCAGCTCATAAGACGCGGGATGAGATGGAAATCCTGAAAGATAAAGCCAATCTTTTCCCGCCGCAACCGGGAAAGGGCAATGTCTGAAAACGAGGTAATATCTTCTTCATACAGGAATACCTTTCCCTCTGTGGGTCTGTCCAGTGTACCTATGATATTTAGCAGGGTAGTTTTCCCGGAGCCGGAAGGACCCTTGAATACCGTGAAACTGTTTTTTGGGATTTTTATGCTGATGCCCTGTAGGGCATGTACTTTGTGGCTTACATGACTGCTGTAGTTTTTAATAAGGTTTTCAGTTCTTATCATGTTCTATTTCATTGACACAACAGGTGATTCAACGGATGCCTTCCAGGAAGAATAAATACTGCCCACCATGGTTAATAAAAAGGCAAGAAAGAAACCAAGCAGGCATGGTAAAGGGAGAAACCTTGCAGGCAAGGTGAATTGAGGCAGCACAGGCATTTCTGCAATAAAAAACTGTGCAATAAATGCACCATGGAAAATTCTTACCCATAGAATGGACAATACAATAGCGGTCGATGCTCCCAGCATACTAATAAGCAATTGTTCAAGGGAGACCAGTTCCAAAACCTCCAGCGTATTCCATCCCGTGGCCTTCATAATACCAATTTCCCTTTTTCTCTCCGACAGTC is part of the Candidatus Jettenia sp. AMX2 genome and harbors:
- a CDS encoding GxxExxY protein, with product MLLELRKAGLNAESQKPITVYYDKYIVGEFIADTLLTIRLF
- a CDS encoding ABC transporter ATP-binding protein translates to MIRTENLIKNYSSHVSHKVHALQGISIKIPKNSFTVFKGPSGSGKTTLLNIIGTLDRPTEGKVFLYEEDITSFSDIALSRLRREKIGFIFQDFHLIPRLMSWENVSYPLIPAGTGTKERFERAKVLLDKVGIGDRLDHTPEELSGGQQQRVAIARALINNPEIIIADEPTSNIDEETGEHIFEYLTELKASGKTILVATHDSRFEKIADEILILKNGKIDLPSTDY